A portion of the Lolium rigidum isolate FL_2022 chromosome 1, APGP_CSIRO_Lrig_0.1, whole genome shotgun sequence genome contains these proteins:
- the LOC124682702 gene encoding heavy metal-associated isoprenylated plant protein 23-like yields MGGTLRFLSDVLLGPGNSLRRHNKKRRQFNTVELKVRMDCDGCELKVRNALATMKGAQSVEINRKQQKVTVKGFVEPQRVLRRAQSTGKRAELWPYVPYTNPYMAPPAYDKRAPAGHVRKVDAVMPVTAGQEERLATLFSDDNPNACSVM; encoded by the exons ATGGGAGGCACCCTGCGCTTCCTGTCTGATGTACTGCTGGGACCTGGCAACAGCCTGAGGCGGCACAACAAGAAGAGGAGGCAGTTCAACACGGTGGAGCTCAAGGTGCGGATGGACTGCGACGGCTGCGAGCTCAAGGTCCGCAACGCCCTCGCGACCATGAAAG GTGCTCAGTCGGTGGAGATCAACCGGAAGCAGCAGAAGGTGACGGTGAAGGGGTTCGTGGAGCCGCAGCGGGTGCTGCGGCGGGCTCAGTCGACGGGGAAGCGGGCGGAGCTGTGGCCGTACGTGCCCTACACCAACCCCTACATGGCGCCGCCGGCGTACGACAAGAGGGCTCCAGCAGGGCACGTGCGCAAGGTCGACGCCGTCATGCCGGTCACCGCCGGACAGGAGGAGCGCCTCGCCACGCTCTTCAGCGACGACAACCCAAACGCCTGCTCCGTCATGTAG